The Dioscorea cayenensis subsp. rotundata cultivar TDr96_F1 chromosome 19, TDr96_F1_v2_PseudoChromosome.rev07_lg8_w22 25.fasta, whole genome shotgun sequence genome includes a window with the following:
- the LOC120249512 gene encoding cytochrome b-c1 complex subunit 6-like: protein MADEEVVDPKKYYEDTCKPKCVRPLRAYQACVERVKGDETGHKHCTGQYFDYWSCVDACVAPKLFDKLK from the exons AT GGCAGACGAGGAGGTTGTTGATCCAAAGAAATATTATGAAGACACTTGCAAGCCAAAGTGTGTAAGGCCACTACGCGCATATCAG GCTTGTGTCGAGAGGGTGAAGGGTGATGAAACCGGTCACAAGCATTGCACCGGTCAATACTTTGATTATTGGTCATGCGTCGATGCATGT GTTGCACCCAAGCTGTTCGATAAACTGAAATGA
- the LOC120283985 gene encoding uncharacterized protein LOC120283985, producing MANDNFVQPSIPRFDGHYDHWSMLMENFLRSKEYWTVVESGVLMLPEGATDAQKAEHDCLRLKDLKAKNYLFQAIDRAVLETILCTDTSKQIWDSLKKKYQGNARARRQQLQSLRAEFETLQMKLEESVSEYFSRTMVIANKLRIHGEKMKNVTIIEKVLRSMTTRYNYIVTAIEESHDLDEMTLDELQNSLQIHEQKVKKQEKEEQLLQA from the coding sequence ATGGCCAATGATAATTTTGTTCAACCTTCAATCCCACGATTTGATGGTCATTACGACCATTGGAGTATGCTCATGGAGAATTTTCTTCGGTCCAAAGAATATTGGACAGTGGTGGAGTCTGGAGTTTTAATGCTACCAGAAGGTGCAACTGATGCACAGAAAGCTGAGCATGATTGCTTGCGGTTGAAAGATTTAAAAGCAAAGAACTATCTTTTCCAAGCGATTGATCGGGCTGTTTTGGAGACTATCCTATGTACAGATACATCAAAGCAAATTTGGGATTCACTGAAGAAGAAGTATCAAGGGAATGCGAGGGCTCGACGGCAACAACTGCAAAGTCTCAGAGCTGAATTCGAGACTTTACAAATGAAACTAGAGGAATCTGTTTCAGAATACTTCTCCAGGACAATGGTTATAGCAAATAAGCTCCGAATTCATGgtgaaaaaatgaagaatgtCACTATAATTGAAAAAGTTCTAAGGTCTATGACAACAAGGTATAACTATATTGTCACTGCCATTGAAGAATCTCATGATCTTGATGAAATGACCTTAGATGAACTTCAAAATTCACTGCAAATACATGAGCAAAAAGTTAAGAAACAGGAGAAGGAGGAGCAGTTGTTGCAGGCATAG
- the LOC120250391 gene encoding dolichol-phosphate mannose synthase subunit 2 produces the protein MELADKVVGFLLSAISLTIFIYYTFWVIILPFVETDHFIHGYFLPQEFAILIPVFAGVALLCFLCVFVGYVMLKSKAKKKQT, from the exons ATGGAGTTGGCGGACAAGGTGGTGGGATTCTTGCTCTCCGCCATTAGCCTCACCATCTTCATCTACTACACCTTCTGGGTCATCATCCTG CCATTTGTGGAGACCGATCACTTCATTCATGGGTATTTCTTGCCGCAAGAGTTTGCCATCTTGATCCCTGTTTTTGCTGGAGTTGCGCTTCTTTGCTTTTTGTGCGTTTTTGTTGGGTATGTCATGCTGAAATCCAAGgcgaaaaagaaacaaacttga